From Excalfactoria chinensis isolate bCotChi1 chromosome 4, bCotChi1.hap2, whole genome shotgun sequence, one genomic window encodes:
- the FUNDC2 gene encoding FUN14 domain-containing protein 2, giving the protein MRSEAGPAAERIGAMAASGGGRKEDAFNVLDLAEYTKSRPWWKKVFAPSSGSSAEKYNVATQLVIGGVTGWCTGFIFQKVGKLAATAVGGGFFLLQIANHTGYIKVDWKLVERDVNKAKQQLKFHSSSNKMSPEVKSKVDEVIIFLKKNVILTGGFAGGFLLGMAS; this is encoded by the exons ATGCGCAGTGAGGCCGGCCCGGCGGCGGAGCGGATCGGTGCCATGGCTGCGTCGGGCGGAG gaaggaaggaggacGCTTTCAACGTGCTGGACCTGGCCGAATACACCAAGAGCCGGCCCTGGTGGAAGAAGGTGTTCGCCCCCAGCTCCGGGTCGAGCGCCGAGAAGTACAACGTGGCCACGCAGCTGGTGATCGGAGGGGTGACGGGATG GTGCACTGGGTTCATCTTCCAGAAGGTTGGAAAGCTGGCAGCAACGGCGGTGGGAGGTGGCTTTTTCCTGCTTCAG ATTGCAAACCATACAGGATACATCAAAGTTGACTGGAAGCTCGTGGAACGTGACGTGAACAAagccaagcagcagctgaaatttCACAGCAGCAGTAACAAAATGTCTCCAGAAGTGAAAAGCAAAGTGGATGAG GTGATcatatttctgaagaagaatgTTATCCTGACTGGAGGGTTTGCCGGAGGATTTCTGCTTGGAATGGCTTCCTAG
- the CMC4 gene encoding cx9C motif-containing protein 4: MSQKDPCQKQACEIQKCLQANNYMESKCEAVLREMRRCCARYPEGRSICCSGFEKEEREKRKATSEGIPPPPPQ; the protein is encoded by the exons ATGTCCCAGAAGGATCCCTGCCAGAAACAAGcctgtgaaatacagaaatgcttGCAAG CGAACAACTACATGGAGTCCAAGTGTGAAGCTGTGCTTCGagagatgaggaggtgctgcgCCCGGTACCCCGAGGGCAGATCCATCTGTTGTTCAGGTTTtgagaaggaagagagggaaaaacgTAAAGCTACTTCAGAAGGAATtcccccaccaccacctcaGTAA
- the MTCP1 gene encoding protein p13 MTCP-1, producing MAEGGQAGAPPVRLWVRRVGVYCDEHRKTWLVAAEEEEGMLRARIQRVQVPLGEALRPSQLPPSRLPHMWQLSQGEQYRDSNSRVWEIEHHLMLGGVEELLLKLVPGD from the exons ATGGCTGAAGGAGGGCAGGCCGGCGCTCCCCCCGTGCGGCTGTGGGTGCGACGCGTAGGTGTGTACTGCGATGAGCACCGCAAAACGTGGCTCGTGGCTGCGGAAGAG GAGGAAGGTATGCTGAGGGCTCGGATCCAAAGAGTTCAGGTTCCCCTGGGTGAGGCGCTGCGACCCAGCCAGCTCCCCCCATCCCGGCTGCCTCACATGTGGCAGCTGTCCCAGGGTGAGCAGTACAGGGATAGTAACTCTCGCGTTTGGGAGATAGAGCACCATCTCATG CTCGGTGGTGTTGAAGAACTGCTGCTTAAACTCGTGCCTGGTGATTAA